Proteins from one Triticum aestivum cultivar Chinese Spring chromosome 7A, IWGSC CS RefSeq v2.1, whole genome shotgun sequence genomic window:
- the LOC123152377 gene encoding uncharacterized protein: MHPSIHGIASKSGRLSNSHSMHDYKNTSNLQFMGDSNGDSNDDGEDTRVRWLIDVARYTAAALVTAVTVAVIARAVTVSLRSEPITIEVANSSVSVSVKGLPPAPVTVSISLNLLSYNPSGRVGVQYSNVNMSLLDRSGKAITWLSVPNGTIHGIVVGPTTARQTLVRGDLVVPDEVPSEFAERMRPRSRNGTTSAGQEIKEAAVHLRGILQTQISGFTYSHGGVTAFRCFPVTIGVPPLHLSAGDAPCDKVPP, encoded by the coding sequence atgcatccatccatccatggaatAGCTAGCAAGTCCGGCCGATTAAGCAATAGCCACTCTATGCACGACTACAAGAATACATCCAATCTCCAATTCATGGGTGATAGTAACGGCGACAGCAACGACGACGGCGAGGACACAAGAGTCCGGTGGTTGATCGATGTGGCCCGGTACACGGCGGCAGCCCTGGTGACCGCGGTCACCGTGGCGGTCATTGCCAGGGCTGTCACCGTGTCCCTCCGCTCTGAGCCGATCACCATCGAAGTCGCCAATTCGTCCGTCTCCGTGTCCGTGAAGGGCTTGCCGCCGGCACCGGTTACAGTGAGCATCTCTCTGAACCTGCTGTCGTACAACCCAAGCGGCCGCGTCGGCGTCCAGTATAGCAACGTCAACATGAGCCTCCTCGACAGGAGCGGCAAGGCGATCACCTGGTTGAGCGTTCCGAATGGCACCATCCACGGCATCGTGGTGGGGCCGACAACGGCGCGGCAGACGCTGGTGAGGGGGGACCTCGTGGTGCCGGATGAGGTACCCAGCGAGTTCGCCGAGAGGATGCGTCCTCGCAGCAGGAATGGGACGACGTCTGCAGGCCAGGAGATCAAAGAGGCTGCCGTGCACCTTCGTGGCATCCTCCAGACCCAGATCTCCGGGTTCACCTACAGTCACGGCGGCGTCACCGCGTTCCGCTGCTTTCCGGTCACCATCG